The stretch of DNA GGCCAAAGCCAGCGGCTTCGTGCACGGCGTCAAGCTGTACCCGGCGGGCGCCACCACCAACAGCGACGCCGGCGTGACCGATATCCGCCGCTGCTATCCGGCGCTGGAAGCGATGCAGCGCGAAGGCCTGCCGCTGCTGGTGCACGGCGAAGTGACCGACCCGGCCATCGATATCTTCGACCGCGAGGCCGTGTTCATCGATCGGGTGATGACGCCGCTGCGCCGTGACATGCCAGAACTGAAGGTGGTGTTCGAGCACATCACCACCAGGGATGCGGCACAGTACGTGCGCGACGCGAGCGGCCCGGTTGGCGCCACCATCACCGCGCACCACCTGCTCTACAACCGCAATGCCATCTTCACCGGCGGCATCCGCCCGCACTACTACTGCCTGCCGGTGCTCAAGCGCGAAATCCATCGCGAGGCGCTGGTGGCGGCCGCCACCTCGGGCAGCGAGCGCTTCTTCCTGGGTACCGACAGCGCGCCGCACGCGCGTGGCCTGAAGGAACATGCCTGCGGCTGCGCCGGCTGCTATACCGCGCTGCACGCGATGGAGCTGTATGCCGAAGCCTTCGACGCCGCCGGCGCACTGGACAAGCTGGAAGCCTTCGCCAGCTTCAACGGCCCGGCCTTCTACGGCCTGCCGCGCAACGCCGGCACGCTGACGCTGGAGCGGGAAGACTGGCAGCTGCCGGCCGAGCTGCCCTATGGCGACACCACCCTGGTGCCGCTGCGCGGCGGCGAGACGCTGCGCTGGAAGGCGCGCTGATCGACTTGACGTTGCAAGACGGGACGACCGCGGCGAGCGAATCCTTCGCCGCCGCACTGGCCGGGGTGGAGTGGTCCCGGCCATGGTTCCAGCCCTTTGCCCCGCGCGGCGCAGCCCTTGCCGCGGCAGTGCAGGGCGGGGCCGACCTGCGCGGACTGCTCGATGCCGAGTCCGTAGCGCTGGGCCTGCACAACGCGCGCGGCCTCCCGCTGCGCTTTGTCCCGCAACTGGCCCTGCCCGAGGGCCGCGCCTACGAAGCGCATATCGACGCCACGGGCGAGGTCCCGACGCGCGACAATCTCCATGATTTCTTCAACGCCCTGGTCTGGCTGCATTTCCCCCAGGCCAAGCGCGTGCTCAACCAGATCCAGGCCACGGTGATCGCGCGCGAAGGCGTGCGGACTGCGCGCGGCGGTGTACGCGACGCGGCCACGCTGTTCGACGAGAACGCGGTACTGTTCCTGAGCGAAGACGACGAACCTGCCCAAGCGCTGCGCGGGTTTGCCTGGCAGCGGCTCTTTGTCGGGCGCCGGCACGCGTGGGGCACCACCTGCAGGGTGGTGCCGTTCGGCCATGCTCTGCTGGAAAAGCTGGTGCGGCCGTACAAGGCCGTGACCGCACATGCGTGGACGCTGCCGCTGGTGGCGCAGGGCGAGCTGGACAAGGCGGTGGCGTTGTCGCTGCAAGAATCGGCGGCAGCCGGCAGGCTGCGCGGCGGCCGTTGCTTTGCGCCGCTGCCGCTCATGGGGATCCCGGGATGGTGTGGCGACAACGCATCCCCCGACTTCTATGCCGACACCGCGGTGTTCCGGCCCGGGCGCATGCGGGATTTACACCGGCAACCCGATTGAATCGGTGTTAGACTGCGGCCCGCAAAGCAGGCCAGGCAACCGCTGCCTGCACCGCAAGGTGCAGGGGGAGGAAAGTCCGGACTCCACAGGGCAGGGTGTTGGCTAACAGCCATCCACGGCAACGTGCGGAATAGGGCCACAGAGACGAGTCTTGCCGCCGGGTTCGCCCGGCGGGAAGGGTGAAACGCGGTAACCTCCACCTGGAGCAATCCCAAATAGGCAGGCGATGAAGCGGCCCGCTGAGTCTGCGGGTAGGGAGCTGGAGCCGGCTGGTAACAGCCGGCCTAGAGGAATGGTTGTCACGCGCCGCGCGCCGCAAGGCGGGCGGTGTGCACAGAATCCGGCTTATCGGCCTGCTTTGCTTCAGTCATCGGCACGACCCGGCGCCCGCGCGGCGCACCGGGCCGGCCAAACCTCCATCAGCCTTCGACGATTTCCAGCGTGTGCGTGATCTCGGCCGTCTTGGCCAGCATGATCGACGCCGAGCAGTACTTCTCGTGCGACAGCTTGATGGCGCGCTCGACCGTGGCGGGGTTGAGATTCTTGCCGGTCACCACAAAATGGAAGTTGATGCGGGTGAATACCTTGGGGTCTTCGCCGGCGCGCTCCGCCTGCAGCTGCACGCTGCAGCCGGTAACGTCCTGGCGGCCGCGCTTGAGGATCAGCACCACGTCATAGGCGGTGCAGCCGCCGGTGCCGAGCAGCACCATTTCCATGGGCCGCGGAGCCAGGTTATGGCCGCCACCTTCGGGGGCGCCGTCCATCGCAACGATGTGGCCGCTGCCGGTCTGGGCGACGAAGCTCATACCGTCGGTGCCCATCCATGTTACTTTGCATTCCATTTTGTTCGTTCCTGTGTTTTATCTTGTCGGTTTCCGATCACAAGCGCGTGATCTCGAATCTTGCTTTCCCAGTATATGGCAAGGTCAAGTTCGGGGCATCGATGCCGATAACCTTAGAAAACCTGAGGGTTTCCTCTAGTGTGTCGTTGCGATGACACCTTCCTTTGTTTGTTAAGTTATTGATTTTTAAGGTTTAGATTCCAGATGGGCAGGGCCTGGCAGCTTTTCGTAATACGAAATCACGTTTCGCACTGCAAATTTCCCTTGCATCCGGGCAAACCCTAGGTATAATTCCAATCATTGAACGACGGCGCAGACAGCGCGCCAGAGTGCGAAAGCGAAGCCCCCAGGCCAAGCCCGCCGCACCGCCCGCAGTCCCCTCCGTCGATCTCCAAGTGTCTCCTCCACCCTCCTCCTTTGGTGGATTCAAACCCAAGCTCAAAAGCTTGGGTTTTTTTTCGCCTGAACAAAGGCCGTTTGCACTCCAGGTGCATTGGGCGACCCAGAGCCACGGCGCTTGGCGTCGATCTTGACGAAAACTTCAGTCTTTGCTTGTGCGCTCGCGACGCGCGCCAGTATAATCGAAGGCTTTTCCGTCATGCCCGCGGAAGAACAGCAGCACCCGGTCACCCTCACAGGGGCCACAAGACTTGCAGGGGCGAGCACAAGCCTTCGCGAGTCGGATTACGGGCACGAACCAATAGTCAGGAAAAATCATGAAGACCTTTTCCGCCAAGCCTCATGAGGTAAAGCGCGACTGGTACGTGATTGACGCGACGGACAAAGTCCTCGGCCGTGTTGCCAGCGAAGTGGCACGCCGTCTGCGCGGCAAGCACAAGCCGGAATTCACTCCGCACGTCGACACCGGTGATTACATCATCATCGTCAACGCAGCCAAGCTGCGTGTCACGGGTACCAAGGAAACGGACAAGAAGTACTATCGCCATTCGGGCTACCCGGGCGGTATCTACGAAACGACGTTCGGCAAGATGCAGCAGCGTTTCCCGGGCCGTGCCCTGGAAAAGGCTGTGAAGGGCATGCTGCCGAAGGGTCCGCTGGGCTACGCGATGATCAAGAAGCTGAAGGTTTACGCCGAAGCCGAGCATCCGCACGAAGCGCAGCAGCCCAAGGCGCTGGAAATCTAAGGAGGCCAATCCATGATCGGTAACTGGAATTACGGTACTGGCCGCCGCAAGAGCGCTGTGGCACGTGTCTTCATCAAGTCGGGCAAGGGCGACATCGTCGTCAACGGCAAGCCCATCAAAGAGTATTTCGCTCGCGAAACCTCGCTGATGATCGTGCGCCAGCCGCTGGAACTGACCGCTCACGCTGAAACGTTCGACATCAAGGTCAACGTCACCGGCGGCGGCGAAACCGGCCAGGCCGGCGCAGTGCGCCACGGCATCACCCGCGCCCTGATCGACTACGACGCGACCCTGAAGTCGGCCCTGTCGAAGGCTGGCTATGTCACGCGCGATGCACGTGAAGTCGAGCGTAAGAAGGTCGGTTTCCACAAGGCGCGTCGTCGCAAGCAGTTCTCGAAGCGCTGATGCGTTGTCGCGGGTCCGGCGCTGCCGGATCTTGCGAGACCAGAAAAACCGCACGCTGGCCGTGCGGTTTTTTTTTCGCCCGCGGCCTACGGAACCGGCACGGTGTTGCCGTCATAGTGAGCAGGCCGCCATACTTTTGTGGGGTATGCGGCCGCACGCGGCTACAATCACGCCCTGTCGCCGAGGGCGAGTCCGGCTTCCCGGCGCGATGGCGCCACGGGGAGGCCAGCCTGGCACGAACGAGAGAGGAGCGAGAGTCATGCTGTTTTCCAAGAAGAAGGGCCTTTCGATCGATACGCTGATTGGCGAAGACACCGCCATCGATGGCGACCTGGTGTTTGCCGGCGGCCTGCGCCTGGACGGACGCGTGCGCGGGAACGTGACCGCGGCGCCGGGCAAGCCCAGCATGCTGGTGGTCAGCGAGAAGGGCATGGTCGAGGGCGAGATCAGCGTCGGCCACCTGGTGTTGAACGGCACCGTCAAGGGCCCGGTGCACGCCGGCGACCTGCTGGAGTTGCAGCCGCAGGCGCGGGTGCTGGGCGACGTGCGCTATGCCGCGCTCGAAATGCACCAGGGCGCGCTGGTCGAGGGCCGGCTGATGCCGCTGGTGCAGGCCGAGGTCAAGGCGTTGCCGAACCTGGTCGAGGCGGCGCCGGTGGCCGAAGTGACCGAAACGGCCGCTGCTGACGGCGAAACTCCGGCAGCCGAGGCCAGTCCCACTGAAAAGGCCGCGTAGCGGCGACGTCGATGCCGGGAACCCCTTGAAAACACAAGGTTTCGGCACGATTTCCCAGTAGCGCTTAGAATACAGGCGTATCTAAACAGGAGAACACCCCATGAACGCAGTCGCAGAGGCACCCGTTACCGAGGACGTGCCGGCACCGTTCGTCTTTACCGACAGCGCCGCCGACAAGGTCAAGCAGTTGATCGAGGAAGAGGGCAATGCCGAGCTGAAACTGCGCGTGTTCGTGCAGGGCGGCGGCTGCTCGGGCTTCCAGTACGGCTTCACCTTCGACGAGGAAGTCAACGAAGACGACACCACCATGGTCAAGAACGGCGTCACCCTGCTGATCGACTCGATGAGCTACCAGTACCTGGTCGGCGCCGAGATCGACTACAAGGAAGACATCAACGGCGCGCAGTTCGTGATCAAGAACCCGAATGCTTCGACCACCTGCGGTTGCGGCTCGTCGTTCTCGGTCTGAGCGATCCCGCTTGCACAAAAAAACGCACCTTCGGGTGCGTTTTTTCTTTGCCGTGCCGCCCTACTGCCGGGCGCGCCAGACCACCGGGAACCAGTCTTCGCGCAGGCGCTCGCCGGTCTGCTGGCCGATGCCGGGGAACGGCGGCGAGGTTCGCCCTGGGCGCTGCATGAAGCGCACGTCGTCGCCGAGGAAGCGGGCCGAGAACGCCCGCCGCCGCCCGGTGCCGGTGTTGCCCGCGGCACCGTGCACGGTGCGGAAGTCGAACACCACCGCATCGCCCGGCTCCAGTTCCGGCGCAAGCAGGGTGTGGCTGCCGTCCTCCACGTCCGGCATTTCCATGAAGGCATCGTCGCCGCCGTAGAAATTCTCGTTGCTGGCCCAGCGCTTGGGCCGCACCAGGCGTGGCCAGCGATGCGAGCCGGCCACCACGCGCAGCGTGTTGGCCTGGGTGACCGGGTCCAGCGGAATCCAGTAGCTCGCGGTCTGGGTGCCCTCGACGCAGTAGTAGGGCAGGTCCTGGTGCCATGGCGTGGGCTTGGCGGTGCCCGGCTCCTTGACCAGGATGTGCTCATGGAACACCTGCACCGCCTGCGACTGCATGATCCGCCCGGCGATGCCGGCCGCGGCCGACTCGCGGATAAACGCGGCGAACGGGGCGATGCGCTGCCAGTTGCAATAGTCCTCGAAGAAGCGGCCGCCCTCGCCGGCGCGCACGTTCTCGATGGCAAAGGGGCCGGGCTCGGCCAGGTTCTGCGCAAAGCCTTCGCGCAGGCGCTCCACCCAGTCGGTAAAGGCGCCGCGCAAGACCAGCACGCCGTCGCGCTGGTAGGTGTCGATCTGTTCGGGGGTGATGTCCATGGCGATAGGTGTGGGGGCGATGGACCCAGTATCACCAAGCGCGAGGGATAGGAAAAGCATATATTTCCTATGTTGCGATATAGGAAATCATGATCCCCTTCTCCTTCCGCCAGCTCGAGTACTTCGTCGCCGCCGCGGAGCACGGCAGCATCAGCGCCGCCGCGCGGGCGCGCCATGTGTCGCAGCCGTCGGTATCGACCGCGATCGCACAGCTGGAGGACACGCTGGGCGAGCCACTGTTCAGGCGGCAGGTCAGCCGCGGGCTGTCGCTGACCCCGGCCGGGCAGCGCCTGCTGGGCAAGGCGCGCGACGTGCTTGCGCTGGCCGCGGGGCTTGCCGCCGACGATGGCGCCGGCCGCGGCCTGAGCGGCCAGTTGTCGCTGACCTGCTTCCAGGACCTGGGCCCGTACTTCGTGCCGCGCCTGCTGGCGGGGCTGCGCGAGCGCCATCCCGGCATCTCGGTGACGCTGTTCGAGGCGGACCTCGCCACCGTCCACCGCACCTTGCAGGCCGGCAAGGCGGAGCTGGCGGTGACCTATGAACTGGGACTCGACGCCCGCACCGAGCGCCGCACGCTGGCGGAGCTGGCGCCCTACGCGCTGCTTCCGGCCGCGCATCCGCTGGCAGGCGGTGCCGATGTCAGCCTCGCCGACCTGGCCGCCGAGCGGTTGATCCTCGAGGACATCCCGCAGACCCGCGAATACTTCCTGTCATTGTTCTGGGCCCAAGGGCTGCGCCCGGCGCTGCACCAGTACACGCAGACCTTCGAGATGCAGCGCGGACTGGTGGCGCATGGCTATGGGGTGGCGCTGTCGTGCACCCGGCCCGCGGGCGATCACAGCTATGACGGCATGCCGATCGCCTGCCGGCCGCTGCGCGAGCCGGTGACGCCGCAGCGCGTGGTGCTGGCGCACTCGCCGGCCATGCGGGCGTCGCCGCTGGCGCAGGCGTTCATGGATTGGGTCGATGCAGGGGAGGGCGGCGCCGGGGTTCAGCGCGGGTAGATCGCGCCCAGCACGCGCGGCCCGGCGGCGCCGGTCACGGTGGGGACGTTGCCCGGCAGGCGCAACAGGCACTGGCGCGCCAGCCAGGCAAAGGCGATGGCTTCGACCTGCGACACCGGCACGCCGTAGTCGTCGGAGGTCTCGATCGCCACGCCCGGCAGGGCCTGCGCCAGCCGCGACATCACGAAGGCATTGCGGGCGCCGCCGCCGCAGACGATCAGCCGCCGTGCCGCGGGCGCGCTGGCGCGAACGTCGCGCGCGATGGCCTCGGCGGTCAGCGCCGCCAGGGTGGCCTGCACGTCGGCCGGCGCGAGCTGCGGGAATGCCGCCAGCCGCGTTTCAAGCCAGCCGGGATGGAACAGGTCGCGCCCGGTGCTCTTGGGCGGCGCCGCGCTGAAATAGGGCTCGGCCAGGCACTGCGCCAGCAGCGCGGCGTCGACCCGCCCGCTGGCGGCCCAGTCGCCGTTGTGGTCGAAGGCCAGGCCGCGGTGGCGGCCGATCCAGTAGTCGAGCAGCGCATTGCCCGGCCCGCAGTCGAAGCCGCTGATGGGGCCGCCTGCCGCCGTGAGGATGCTGATGTTGGAGATGCCGCCGATATTGCAGGCCACGCGGGTCTCGGCCTCGCTGCCGAACAGCGCGTGATGCAGCGCCGGCACCAGCGGCGCGCCCTGTCCGCCGGCGGCGAGGTCGCGGCTGCGGAAGTCCGCCACCACGTCGATGCCGGCCAGCTCCGCCAGCCGCGCCGGATGCTGGCTCTGGCGGGTATAGCCGATGCCGTCGTAGAGGCCGGGCCGGTGGCGGATGGTCTGCCCGTGTGCGCCGATGGCCGCGACCGAGGCGGCGTCGACGCGTGCCTCGCGCAGCAGCGCGCCGACGCAGTCCGCGTAGACCTGCGCCAGCGCGTTGGCGGCCAGGGCCTCGCGGTGGATCTCGTCCTCGCCCGGCTGCTGCAGGGCGCCGAACGCGGCGCGCAGCGTGTCGGGGAAGGGCTGGCTGGCGGCCGCCAGCACCGCCGGCCGCGCGCCGCTGAAATCGACCAGTACCGCATCGGCACCGTCCATGCTGGTGCCGGACATGATGCCGATATAGCGTTCGCTGCCGGGCGCGGGGATCACGATGGACGCGTCAGTTGGCGGCGGTCAGCACGTTATAGGTGCGCAGCGCGTTGATGCGGCTGAGCAGCCCGCTGGTGTAGGTCAGGAATTCCTGGCGCGACTTGCCGGTCAGCGGCGGCGATTCCATCAGCGTGACGGTCAGCGGGTTCTGCGGCACGTCGTTGAAGCGGAACTCGTAGTGCAGGTGCGGGCCGGTGGCCCAGCCGGTCGCGCCGACATAGCCGATCAGCTGGCCCTGGCGCACCACCTGCCCCTGGCGCATGCCGGCAAAGCCGGACAGGTGCGCGTAATAGGTGGAATAGCCGTTGGGGTGCGACAGGATGACGATGTTGCCGTAGCCGTTCTGCTGGCCGACGAACTCGACCACGCCGTCGCCGGTGGCCAGCACCTTGGTGCCGGTCGGGGCGGCGAAGTCCACGCCCTTGTGCTGGGCCCAGTCATGATGCAGCGGATGCTCGCGGCCGCCGAAGCCCGACGACACGCGCGAGAACTCCACCGGCGAACGCAGGAACGGCCGCTTCATGCTGCGCCCGTCGAAGGTGTAGTAGGCGCCGCCGTCCTTGCTGCCTTCGGGCGCGAACCACAGCGCCTGGTGCAGCTGGTTGCGGTTGATCAGCTCGAGCGCGACCACGCGGCCGTTGCGCACGAAGGTGCCGTCGCGGAAGCCCGCTTCATAGATGATGCGGAAGCGGTCGCCGGCGGCGATATCGTGGTGGAAGTCGATCACGCCGGAGAAGATCGACAGCATCTGCTGCACCACTTCGTCGGGCACGTTGGCCGCGTCCATGGCCTTGAAGAAGCCGCCGGAGGAAATCGCGCCCGAGGCCATCTCGTAGTGCACGTCGTTGTCGACGCGCTGCACCTTGGCCTTGTAGGCGGCGGCGCTGTCGCCGCTGGCGGCGCGCACGCGCTCGATCACCAGCTCGCGCGAGGCCGCGGCGTCGCCGCCGAGGTTGGCCTGCAGCGACACCAGCGTGTTGCTCTCGTCGATTTCCGCCTGCACCGCCTGGCCCGGGTTCAGGTTGAACAGGCCGCGCGCGGTGGGATTCTTGACGATGAACGCCTGCGCGTCGGCATCGTCCACGCCCAGGCGCTTGAGCAGGCTGGCAATGGTGTCGCCGCGCTGCATGCGCTCTTCGCGCACGTACACGGCCTGGCTGTCGGTGAGTTGTTCGAGCTGTTCGCGCACGTCGGGCATGCGCAGGGCCTGCTGGGTGCGAGGCGCGCGCGGATCGTCGTAGGCGCTGCGCGGCGCGACACCCATGGCCGCGGCCATGCCGAGCGTGAAGATCGCGCCGACCGAGGCCGTCAGTTGTTTGCGCCGCCGCGCATGCTGGGGGTTGGTCGGATCGACCAGCACCACCAGCTCACGCGCGAAAACTTCGCGGAGTCTGGACCACATCACGTAAAATTCAACCTTGGTCTGAGCCCGCTGCCGGGGACGATGTGTCTCGTCTGCCTTCCTCCCCCGAGGTGCGGCGCGTGCTGTCAGTATTCAGTAATTTTGGCCGCCTGCCTTGCTGTGCAAAAGTGCCGCGCAAAGTGACGGGTGGCGCACCGGAAAGGCTTCCGCTGGCGCCTGGAAACGCGGATTATACCAAAATCCGGCCCTGGCGGCTGTCGGCAGATTTCCTAAAATTTCAAGTATTTCAAAGACTTACGTGATGACTGAAGTTGCCTCGGCCGCACCGGCCAAATACCCCCTGACGCCCTCGGTGATGCAGGCCCTGGAGATCTCCAGGCGCGGCTGCGACGAGCTGCTGATCGAAGCGGAGTGGGCGCAGAAGCTGGCGCGCAGCGAGGCCACCGGCGTGCCGCTGCGCATCAAGCTGGGCCTGGACCCGACCGCGCCCGACATCCATATCGGCCACACCGTGGTGCTGAACAAGCTGCGCCAGCTGCAGGACCTCGGCCACCAGGTGATCTTCCTGATTGGCGACTTCACCTCGACCATCGGCGACCCGTCGGGCCGCAACAGCACGCGCCCGCCGCTCACGCGCGAGCAGATCGAGGCCAATGCCCAGACCTACTACCGCCAGGCCAGCCTGGTGCTCGACCCGGCCCGTACCGAGATCCGCTACAACAGCGAATGGTGCGATCCGCTCGGCGCGCGCGGCATGATCCAGCTGGCGGCCAAGTACACCGTGGCGCGCATGATGGAGCGTGACGACTTCACCAAGCGCTTCCGCTCCGGGATCCCGATTTCCGTGCACGAGTTCCTCTACCCGCTGATGCAGGGCTACGACTCGGTGGCGCTGAAGTCCGACCTGGAACTGGGCGGCACCGACCAGAAGTTCAACCTGCTGGTGGGGCGCGAGCTGCAGAAGGAATACGGCCAGGAGCCGCAATGCATCCTGACCATGCCGCTGCTGGTGGGCCTGGACGGGGTCGAGAAGATGTCCAAGTCCAAGGGCAACTACGTGGGCGTGACCGAGGCGCCCAACGAGATGTTCGGCAAGCTGATGAGCATCTCGGACGACCTGATGTGGCAGTACTTCGCGCTGCTGTCGTTCCGCCCGATGAGCGAGATCGACTTGATGAAGCAGGAGATCGCCGCGGGACGCAATCCGCGCGACTGCAAGGTGCTGCTGGCGCAGGAGATCGTGGCGCGCTTCCACAGCCAGGCCGATGCCGAGAAGGCGCTGGAAGACTTCAATCATCGCGCGCGGGGCGGCGTGCCGGACGATATCCCCGCGGTCAGCCTGGAAGGTGCGCCGCTGGGCATCGCGCAGCTGCTCAAGCAGGCCAACCTGGTGCCGTCGACCTCGGAGGCCAACCGCAATATCGAGCAGGGCGGCGTCAAGATCGACGGCGCCACGGTGAGCGACAAGGCTACCAAGGTGGCCGCGGGCACCTACGTCGTGCAGGTCGGCAAGCGCCGCTTCGCGCGCGTGACGCTGGCCTGAGGCGGCGATGATCGCGCTGATCCAGCGGGTGGCCCAGGCCCGCGTCACGGTTGCAGGCCGCACCACCGGCGAGATCGGCGCCGGCCTGCTGGCACTGGTCTGCGCCGAGCGTGGCGACACCGAGGCGCAGGCCGAGCGGCTGCTTGCCAAGATGTTGTCGTACCGGGTGTTTTCCGATGCGGACGGCAAGATGAACCTGCCGGTGCAGAACATGGACGGCAACGGCAATCCGGGCGGGCTGCTGGTGGTGTCGCAGTTCACGCTGGCGGCCGATACCAACAGCGGCACGCGGCCCAGCTTTACCCCCGCGGCCTCGCCCGAGGAGGGCCGGCGCCTGTACGAGCATTTCGTCGCGCGGGCGCGCGCTGCCCATCCGCAGGTGCAGACCGGCGAGTTCGGCGCGATGATGCAGGTCAGCCTGGTCAATGACGGTCCGGTCACGTTCTGGCTGCGCGTGGCGCCGGCCTGAACCGATTCGAAGCTGCCGCGTCCCCGGCGCGGCATCAAGACAGGAGAGACAAATGAAACTCTGGAGCAAGTCCTTCAACGACAACGCGCCGATCCCCGGCGAGTTCGCCTTCTGCGTGCCCGACGCCGCCGCCCACGTGGCCCTGTCGAACAACCGCAATCCCGACCTGCACTGGGAAGACGCGCCGGCCGAGACGCGCTCGTTCGTGCTGATCTGCCACGACCGCGACGTCCCCAGCAAGGGCGACGACGTCAACCAGGAAGGCCGTGAAGTGCCGGCCGCGCTGCCGCGCGTGGACTTCTTCCACTGGGTGCTGGTCGACATCCCCCCGGGGCTGACCTCGATCGCCGCGGGCTCGCACAGCGACGGCGTGATCGCGCGCGGCAAGCCGGGCCCGGAAGCCACCGGCGGCACCGCCGCCGCCGGCGGCCTGCGCCACGGCATCAACGACTACACCGGCTGGTTTGCCGGCGATGCCGACATGAAGGGCGACTACTACGGCTATGACGGCCCGTGCCCGCCGTGGAACGACGCGCTGCTGCACCACTACGTGTTCACGCTGTATGCGCTGGACCTCGACCGGCTGCCGCTGGAGGGCACCTTTACCGGCACCCAGGTGCGCGAAGCGATCCAGGGCCACGTGCTGGCGCAGGCCAGCCTTACCGGCACCTATACGCTGAACCCGAAGCTGGCCAAGTCATCGGCGGCCTGAAGCCGGACCGGTGCCGCGTCCCGCGCGGTGCCGGGCCCGCACGGCCCCAAGCAAGCACCCGCAGCAACCCCGAAGGAAACGGCATGTCGCAAAGCCCCGGGCCGCATTCGCTGGCCTTTACCCACCTGATCGTGATCCGCCATGGCGAAACGGCCTGGAACCGGGAGCGCCGGCTGCAGGGCCAGCTCGATATTCCGCTGAACGAGACCGGCCATGCCCAGGCCCGCGCGCTGGCCAATGCGCTGGCGGGCGAGCCGATCGATGCGGTGTATTCCAGCGACCTGTCGCGCGCGCTGGAAACCGCCGCGCCGCTGGCCGAGGCGCTGGGGCTGCAGGTGCGCGCCGATGCGCGCCTGCGCGAGCGCAGCTACGGCTCGCTGCAGGGCAAGACCTACGCCGAGGTGGCCGAGCACCTGCCGGAAGACTTTGCGCGCTGGCAGGCGCGCGTGCCCGATTACGCGCCGCCCGAGGGCGAGTCGCTGCTGGGTTTCCACGAACGCACCGTGGACGCGGTGCTGGCGCTGTCGCGCCGGCATCCGGGCGAGCGCATCGCGCTGGTCGCCCACGGCGGCGTGCTCGACTGCCTCTACCGCGAGGCCACCGGCATGACGCTGGAAGCGCCACGCCAGCACGAGCTGCTCAATGCCAGCGTCAACCGCCTGCGCAGCGACAGCACCCACCTGACGCTGGCCCAATGGGGCGACGTCAGCCACCTGGAAAACCTGGCGCTGGACGAGGTGGACCGGCGCGTGCCGTAGCGCGGCGCTAGACCCGGACGCGGAACGGCGTGAAGTTGGTATGCCGGTCGAAGTAGTCTTCGTTCTCGGCGCGCTTGAGGAAGCCCACCACCTTGTACGTGACCGGCGTCATCACCACTTCCCAGCCGGTCTTCAGCACGTACTGCGCCACCGCCACCTGGATCACCTGCTCCAGCGGCCAGATGCCGTAGAAGGCGATCACGTAGAACAGTGACGAGTCCACCAGCTCGCCCGCCAGCGTCGAGCCGATGGTGCGCGTCCACAGCCAGCGGCCAGCGGTCCACAGCTTCATCTTGGCCAGCACATAGCTGTTGGTAAAGCTGCCGCAGCAGAATGCGATCAGGGAACCGAGCGCGATGCGCCAGGTATTGCCGAACACGTCCTGCAGGCTCTGCTGGTAGTCCGCCATGAACGGCGCGACCGGCATGTTCAGCACCACCACGCTCATGAAGGTGGCGAAGGCCAGCGCGGCAAAACCCGCCCAGACCACGCGCCGGTCGCGGCCGTAGCCGTAGACCTCGGTCAGCACGTCGCCGAAGATGTATGAGATCGGGAAAAACAACACCCCCGCACCGAAAGTCACCGTGCCGATCAGTGGCAGCGTGACTTGCGCCGCCTTGGCCGCGCCGATCAGGTTCGAGCACAGCAGCACGGTGACGAAGGCCACCATGACGAAGTCGTAGTAGCGGTAGACGCGGCCGGCCTGGGGCGGGCTGGCGGTGGTGGCAGTCATTGGGGGCTCCCGGTCGCGTGCGCGCTGGCGCAGTGAGTTGGGCGCGATTATGCCAGCACGCGGCGCGTTCGCGCATGCAGCAAGGTCCGGCATGGCGCAGCCACGGGTGCCCAAAAAGCAAATTCCCGGCCTGGGCCGGGAACCGTGTCAG from Cupriavidus taiwanensis encodes:
- the erpA gene encoding iron-sulfur cluster insertion protein ErpA encodes the protein MNAVAEAPVTEDVPAPFVFTDSAADKVKQLIEEEGNAELKLRVFVQGGGCSGFQYGFTFDEEVNEDDTTMVKNGVTLLIDSMSYQYLVGAEIDYKEDINGAQFVIKNPNASTTCGCGSSFSV
- the pyrC gene encoding dihydroorotase, coding for MTQKLTITRPDDWHLHLRDGAALAAVLPDTARQFARAIIMPNLKPPVTTVAQAQAYRARILAALPAGMQFEPLMTLYLTDNTSPEEIAAAKASGFVHGVKLYPAGATTNSDAGVTDIRRCYPALEAMQREGLPLLVHGEVTDPAIDIFDREAVFIDRVMTPLRRDMPELKVVFEHITTRDAAQYVRDASGPVGATITAHHLLYNRNAIFTGGIRPHYYCLPVLKREIHREALVAAATSGSERFFLGTDSAPHARGLKEHACGCAGCYTALHAMELYAEAFDAAGALDKLEAFASFNGPAFYGLPRNAGTLTLEREDWQLPAELPYGDTTLVPLRGGETLRWKAR
- a CDS encoding phytanoyl-CoA dioxygenase family protein gives rise to the protein MDITPEQIDTYQRDGVLVLRGAFTDWVERLREGFAQNLAEPGPFAIENVRAGEGGRFFEDYCNWQRIAPFAAFIRESAAAGIAGRIMQSQAVQVFHEHILVKEPGTAKPTPWHQDLPYYCVEGTQTASYWIPLDPVTQANTLRVVAGSHRWPRLVRPKRWASNENFYGGDDAFMEMPDVEDGSHTLLAPELEPGDAVVFDFRTVHGAAGNTGTGRRRAFSARFLGDDVRFMQRPGRTSPPFPGIGQQTGERLREDWFPVVWRARQ
- the rplM gene encoding 50S ribosomal protein L13 → MKTFSAKPHEVKRDWYVIDATDKVLGRVASEVARRLRGKHKPEFTPHVDTGDYIIIVNAAKLRVTGTKETDKKYYRHSGYPGGIYETTFGKMQQRFPGRALEKAVKGMLPKGPLGYAMIKKLKVYAEAEHPHEAQQPKALEI
- a CDS encoding DUF3025 domain-containing protein, translated to MTLQDGTTAASESFAAALAGVEWSRPWFQPFAPRGAALAAAVQGGADLRGLLDAESVALGLHNARGLPLRFVPQLALPEGRAYEAHIDATGEVPTRDNLHDFFNALVWLHFPQAKRVLNQIQATVIAREGVRTARGGVRDAATLFDENAVLFLSEDDEPAQALRGFAWQRLFVGRRHAWGTTCRVVPFGHALLEKLVRPYKAVTAHAWTLPLVAQGELDKAVALSLQESAAAGRLRGGRCFAPLPLMGIPGWCGDNASPDFYADTAVFRPGRMRDLHRQPD
- a CDS encoding bactofilin family protein, yielding MLFSKKKGLSIDTLIGEDTAIDGDLVFAGGLRLDGRVRGNVTAAPGKPSMLVVSEKGMVEGEISVGHLVLNGTVKGPVHAGDLLELQPQARVLGDVRYAALEMHQGALVEGRLMPLVQAEVKALPNLVEAAPVAEVTETAAADGETPAAEASPTEKAA
- a CDS encoding OsmC family protein, with translation MECKVTWMGTDGMSFVAQTGSGHIVAMDGAPEGGGHNLAPRPMEMVLLGTGGCTAYDVVLILKRGRQDVTGCSVQLQAERAGEDPKVFTRINFHFVVTGKNLNPATVERAIKLSHEKYCSASIMLAKTAEITHTLEIVEG
- the rpsI gene encoding 30S ribosomal protein S9 → MIGNWNYGTGRRKSAVARVFIKSGKGDIVVNGKPIKEYFARETSLMIVRQPLELTAHAETFDIKVNVTGGGETGQAGAVRHGITRALIDYDATLKSALSKAGYVTRDAREVERKKVGFHKARRRKQFSKR